The Tenrec ecaudatus isolate mTenEca1 chromosome 4, mTenEca1.hap1, whole genome shotgun sequence region CGGTTTTATGTTTAACTCATAGAGACTAGAAATATTTTGACAAAGTGCTAACAGTAGTTTCAGGATACTTGGGAAAGATACTTCTGCCTTACCAAACCTTGTTTATAGTTAAATGCAAATTTTGAATGCTGAATTTTTATTCTTTAAGTTAAATTCTTTTCCATAGATGGATGAAACAGAAATTAGAGGCTTCTTTGCTAAATATGGTTCGGTAAAAGAAGTGAAGATAATCACGGATAGAACTGGTGTGTCTAAAGGGTGAGTAAAACACGCCTTCAGTATGgtattaagtgccatcaagtcagttcagccTATAGAAATTCTGTGTATAATAGAGAGCAATGcctcctggtcctgggccatactCAGAATTAACAATATGcatgagcccattcttgcagccactgtgtcagtccatattTTCACCTTCAGTATACATTATGTAAGTTAACCTGAACCCTAGAATCTATAAAGTCACTGACTGGTGTAAATGATTAATACTCAGTTACTAACCAAATGGTTAGCACACTGTTACTAACCCAaagaaggcctggagatctgtttcAGTAAACCAAccattgaaagccctgtggaatGCAGTTCTCTAACACGCAGCGTTGTTAGGAATTGGAATAGATTGGACAGCAATCTATGAAATATCAGAGAAGAAATCTTCAAAACTGGCATTCTTATATGAATAAAATTATTCCTTTGTTTCTTTCATGTAGAGAATAAAAATTTGCTAGATTTTTATTTAATCGTTTTCCTGATGTTTGCATTTAAATATAACCTATCTTCATTTATTTAGTATAAGTGGATTAATCAGGTTTATCAAATAACTGTTTGCTCAATTGTACAGCATCTTAAGTTTTACCATCACAATAAATTAAAATTGGGTTTGTGGATGAGTCTCTGCTCATGAAAGGGGCCCTTATAAAGCCTTATTCTGATACTGATGATGGTCAGGAGAAAACACAGTATTTCCAGATAATCTGTTATATACATTTGACACATATTTAGCTTAGTTTTTATTAATCCTTTATCATTGTCATTTCTGTCCACTACTACATATTATACTAATTCTTAACCATGTTACTATATGGTGGTGACTTTACACTTTTATCTACCTTTATagctatggatttgtttcattttataaTGATGTGGATGTGCAGAAAATAGTGGAAGTAAGTAATCTTGTCATGgtgaaaaatattatttattcatGTAAGTATAGACTAAATTGAGCAATATATAAATTTTTGAGAAAGATGTACTTTTTCTTGAGATACCGACATAACTTGTCAGAACTTGTTTAATTTTTACCAGACACTTAACTGCATGACAGAGAGACAGGAAAGGATGAGGAGAaaatgaaagaatattttttccccaaagttcCATTTGACACCTTTCTAGCCTCCATAGTGACAAATTTTGATTTGGACTGTTCTCACAATGAATCTCACAATGTTCTCACAATGAGTTTTAGAGTACTTGAGCTTGCTGCAGTTTTTTAGTGGGCTATAATAAAAGtgccacaagtgggtggcttttaTTGAGTAGAACTTTAATCTCTCACAATTTGAAGAGGCTAGAAGTTCCAATTTATTGCTGGCTCTAGGAGTCAGTGTTCTGTTTCTGCTCTGAGAGAGAGGCCTTTTCTTTTGCATTCTTGGTATTTGAAAAGCTCCTGGTGCTATCTTGTATCTTTCCCTATTTCTGCTCTTTTGCTTCTCTGTCTAATCTTTTCTATCTCAAAATGATTGGTTTGAAGCACACCTAACAGAAATATGACCTCATTAACGTAACCAAGAAACAGTTTTCCTAACTTTGGTCTATCTATAGGAATAGGGGTTAGGATTTATAATGCATATggctggggtgaggggagggccAGGCAGGATTTAATGCATAACAGGGGAGTTTACTTAAACCTTAAAGGCTTAAAAATTGACTCTAATTTtggtgttgttttattttcagtcACAGATAAATTTTCATGGTAAAAAGCTAAAACTGGGTCCTGCaattaggaaacaaaatttgTGTAAGTAAACGAAAAAATTGTTGTTGACATAAGTATAGTTTTTTTAGAGAATTAAAAataggttttttttccccctcttttaaaAAAGGTGCTTATCATGTGCAGCCACGTCCTTTGGTTTTcaatcctccaccaccacctcagtTCCAGAGTGTCTGGAGTAATCCAAGCACCGAAACTTACATGCAGCCTCCAACTATGATGAACCCTATAACTCAATACGTTCAAGTAAGAAGTCCCTGTATATctggttttggttgttgttttctttattatGAGTAGAGATCTTATAGCTGGAAGGGCACCATAAGAGTAAGCCAGTCTCACTTCTTACTCTGGAATTCTACCCATAATTTACCTAGTAAGTAGCAATACAGTCCCTGTTCGAATACTTGAATGGTGATGTCTATTTTGTtacaatttttttcatttaattcataggggttttaaaaaataacgcaactttttattgtgaattgggtggcaAATTTTAGAGCAAatccattttttttacattttattaggggctcatacaactcttatcaattcatacatatacatacatgaattgtataaagcacatctgtacattctttgccctaatcattttcaaagcatttgctctccacttaaaccctttacatcaggtcctctttttttcccttccctccccactccccccaccctcatgagcccttgataatttatagattgttattttgtcatatcttgccctatccggagtctcccttccccccttctctgccgtccatctcccaggaaggaggtcacatgtggatccttgtaatcagttccccctttccaacccattcaccctccagtctcccactatcgcccctcacacccctggtcctgaaggtatcatccaccctggattccctgtgcctccagctcccatatgcaccagtgtacaacctctgccctatccaatcctgcaaggtagaattcggatcatggtagttgggggaaggaagcttccaggatctggaggaaagctgtgttcttcatcggtactacatcgcaccctgactgacccatctcctctcctaaacccctctgtgaggggctctccagtggccgacaaatggactttgggtctccactctgcacttcccccttcattcactatggtatatatgtgtgtgtgtgtgtatgtatgtatgtgtataaggcatcatacaaatatatcacgaggtgccaaagggaccaggtataaggcatcatacaaatatatatgtatatatatacatatatatttgtatgatgccttatacctggtccctttggcacctcgtgatctcaccagctggtgtgcttcttccatgtgggctttattgcttctgagctacatggccacttgttcaccttcaagcctttaagaccccagacactaactcttttgatagccaggcaccatcaactttcttcaccacattagagcAAATCCATTTTTACTCAACAGTTCATACAGATTGTTTCTTGTTGGTGACAATGTAATATCTCTTGTCCCACCTCCTCTGTGTTTCCTTTTTCCATCTCTTCTTTcttaaccttaaaaaaaaatcattttatcggggccttACACAgctcaacacaatccatacatacacatcattgtatcaagcacatttgtacatttgttgcccttatcattttcaaaacattttctttctacttggtatcagctcatttttttctctccctccccaccctccctccttcacgaactcttgttaatttataaattgttattattttttcatgttttacactgttcgatgtctcccttcacccacttttctgttgtctctcccccaggaaggggttatatgtagatcattgtgattggttcccctttgctccccccaccttgcccttatccttctggtatcactactcacattattggtcctgaggggtttatctgccctggattctctgtgttatgagctcttatctgtaccagtgtacatggtctggtctatccggatttgtaaggtagaattggaatcataatagtcgggggtggggggcggtggaggggtggggaatcattaaagaactagaggaaagttgtatgtttcatcgatgctatactgcaccctgactggcttgtctcttccttgtgacccttctgtaaggggatgtccagttatctacatatgggctttgtgtctcctcttccgcactccccctcattcacattctttgttttgggtctttgatgcctgaaacctgatcccattgatatctcgtgaccacacaggctagtgtgtttcttccatgtgggctttgtttcttctcagctagatggctgcttgtttatctttaagcctttaagacactagacgctcttatcttttgataactgggcaccatcagctttcttcaccacatttgctatgcacccgttttgtcttcagccatcctgtcgggaaggtgagcatcatagaatgccacgttattagaacaaattgttcttgcgttgagggaggacttgcgtagaggcccaatatcagtctgctaccttgatacttaatataTTCATACTGTTAGAAATTTAAGAAGGGTCTTCTTTAAACTAAGTTAAGACCTATTTCTATATAACTTGCTGTAAACCTCTATCTCTAGTCACCTTGAACCAATGCCTTCTCCTTCTTTTCTCCATCTTCCTAAAATATTTGAAGGCAACTCTATGTGTCTGCATGTCTTCTATAAATTTAGCATTTCTCTCAGCTTTTTTTATTTGCAGTGATTTTCAGATGATGCTTCATATATATAGCTGACTTCTGGGTATATTTTAGTTCTAGAATGGATAGATGAATTTGACTatatttttaaacttctggcataTAATTTGTGTGAAGTGGAATTTGACATATTTCCAACTGATAAGAAATAATCTTTATTTCCATCTTTATATTAGTTAACTTTCTATTCTTTaacttaaaatacattttctttgcaagaaaatataacaataatgAAATAGTTTAGTAATGTCTTTTGTTTGAGTTTACATTTCTCACCTACCTGCCATGTAAGAAAGTTTTTCTTACTTCCTTTTAACATGGGTAGAAGAAAAATCTTACTTGTTTGTAAAAATTTACTGGAAGCCATTACCTATTCTGGATATATTAATGCAAGGTGCTGCCTGTATGTTTATGTATCAGTAAATATTCAGACTTGTAAAATTGTCTTTTCTCATTTTGGAGCATATGTATTGATTTTTAAACATTAAGTACAGAGAGGCCAAAATCTGTGAGAGGACTACACATTTCCTTATTAGTAAAATATAAATCTGCCTGAAGATGTTTTTACAAAGAAACAGCAGATATAACATATTAACATGGAAAGCTGACATAATAAAAGTCCCTAACAAATACGAGCAGGAAGTTCCAAGTTGAGATAAATAAGTTAAAGTTAGCTTGGTAAAAATCAGTCACTTTCCTCAGCAGTTATTCTTTACTTTTCCTTACTTAAAAAGCCTACCTTTTTTCTTCATGAAGTCAGATTTGCTCTATTAGAATTCTGCCTTATTGCATATGaagaaatgattttattttactttgtcatctATTGCAATATTAGgaatgatatatattttaatttacctTGTTAATTTTATTTCAGGCTTACCCTCCTTATCCAAGTTCACCCGTTCAAGTCATCACTGGATATCAATTGCCAGTATATAATTATCAGGTAAATTAGGagaaaacaaaatgatttatGTTGGGATATTATTGAGTGCCTTAATTAACATGTGTGAATTTCCCAAATAGTTTTAAATTTATACTAATGAGTTACACCTAAAATTTAAGTAATAAAAGAGAATTAGTTTAAGAttgacttcttttttttcaattttatttatttaaatcattttattggggctcatacatttcttatcacaattcatgcatacatccattgtgtcaagcacatttgtacatttgctcccatcattctcaaaacattgctttctgcttgggcccttggtatcagctccagctcctcatttttcctcctccctctccactcacccatccctcatgagccctagataatttataaattattattattttgtcatattgtacactgtccgacatctcccttcacccacttttctgttctccatcccccaggggggaggttatatgtacatccttgtaatcagttccccctttccacgccaccctctctccatcctcccggtatcgtcactctcagcactggtccattAGGACCTTTTTTATCAATTAGAAATAAAAGAATGGTATTTTAACAGATATGTACTTACTAGTATTAGTAAGAATTTTTTCTCCAAAACTATTTTCTAAGATTTGACGTGGTTGGGTGTGGTATATTTCAGTAGGGTCTCTGAATCTGACTCAACTATGACAGTGGGTTCTGATGTCAACTTGTATCTTTCCATTTTTGCTGTTTAATAGTTAGGATATCCAGACTGATAGTTTTAAATTTTGTAGGAGGATGGATTGAAATAAAATGGTTAAATTCATAGAGCATTGGATTCTACGTATATTCAATAGTATTTATTTTCATAGCTACTCCAAGATAGTAGTTCTCTGAATCTGTAGTTGTGACCATATCTGTGACCTATGACCATGTTATAAAAATATTCAGAAAACTATTATTATCCTTTGTTTTCCTGAAAGTCATCTTCAGAGAATTCAGAAAAATACATGGCATATAGATGAGAATAACCTTAAAGAACCTAAGATCTTAGAAATAATAATGTACTATTTCTGTGTTCTAGTGTTACTTCTTTTATCATGGTAAAACTAAAAAGCTAGTTACAAATAACTGAACGTTATCTCATCTGATGAAATATATAGAAACCTTTAaatgctgtttttgtttgtttgtttgttttcaagatgCCACCTCAGTGGCCTACAGGGGAACAAAGGAGCTATGTTATTCCTCCGGTAAATGGAATTAGTCAACACATATATCTCATATTCTTTATTAAGAAGTATTTCCTAGCTTAACTGTTACATATCTCTTAACTTTTGCAATGTTATCTATGCCAGAAATATGTTTTTAAGTACAATTTCGCATTATATATTGTTTTAGTAATTTTTGCTAACCTGATTATATGATCTCATAAAAAACTCTGCTTTTTGTTCTCAGTTTATTTCTGTGTACCTAAGTAATGGCTGCTATACACACAACAGGTGCTCAGATACTTGTTGGTAGAATATACAATCCAACTATTAAAAAATTAGCATTAATATTGAAGGTGCCTCTGGTTTTACTACCTATAAAAATCTGCTGAAGTGAAATTGAGAACTATTCTTGCTGTTAACACCATTAAGTAAGGAGAGGAATAAAACAAAGCATGGTGTTGCCCCTGGGACCCATGACACTGCTGCTCTTCATGACTAGGATCAGCTGTTTGAAGGATACAGCAAGCATTACAACTCCCAAGCACACttgtgctatatatatatatatatatatatatatatatatatatatatatatatatatatatatatagaaatttCTTTTTCTTAGAACCTTCTTAATTTTGATTATGTTGAAGCCTAGAATACAGTTTCAAGATAAAAGGCTGCCTTATTGCATTTTAACTACTCAGTTTGAAATAGCTTCTGAAACAATGTAATTGGATTTAAACACAAGCTACAGTTAAACTTTCAATATCAGCTcaccatttttttaaaagttgcttAGAAATGTATCTGTAAAGCTCTTTAATTATTcatttatcatttaaaatatagGCTTATACAACAGTTAACTACTACTGTAATGAAGTTGACCCAGGAGCTGAAGTTTTGCAGAGCGAATGCTCAGTTCATGAAGCTACTCCATCCTCTGGCAATGGCCCGCAAAAGGCAAAtgtctatatttatttattaatgcttatattttctttatcttcttttaaagttttattagtGGCTTTTTGAAAAGTAATGATCTCTTACCCAAATTTTTATATAGAACCATAAACATTAAGGAGCTACTGATAAATTTAGAACACCCTTAAGACCCAGGCTTTTAATGTGGACATAAAGCTTTGGAATCATTTCATTGTTTGCTTTTACTGTATGCTGATAAATATTAGATAATACTATGGGGCAGCATAATATGACAGGTTTCCTCAGGAATTCTGTTCTAAAGCAAAACTAGGATGAATTCTATGTGTCTGATCTTTTGCCAATTTAAATATTTACTTAGCCAAATAGGAAAACACAATTTTTATGGTATGCTCTCTGTCACATGTATGGCAGCCGTTTTCAAGAGTGGTGGAGTCCCTAGTAATATCTGAGATACTAACATCGAGTTTCTTTTTGTCATTTAGAGcatgttctttttatttatttatttatttatttttgtcgggagggtgagcatcatagaatgccaatttaatagaagaaaagaaagtattcctgcattgagggagtagagCATGTTCTTATAACAATACTTTCATCCTgttattttcttgttttcttgaatAGGTGGGAATGTGGATATAACTGATGTGCTGAGAATTGACTGACTCCCATTGAATTTGTGAATTTCATCCATGTATTtcctagtgggaaaaaatgtTTCGATGAAATTATGTTATCTGATCAATTATGGATGAAAACCTTTTCCTAATTTGATGCATGATTAATATTTTGAAGGAAAAATTAACAAATGTAACATAGCTTACCGTTAGTTACCATTTTTTGTTCTAGTAATATTTCTTGAAGTATTGAAGATTACTGTTTCTTATTGAacaggaaaaaaggaaagagcTCCTTAAGAAAAATACCTTAGGGTTCTGTTAAAATTTAACTTTCTTAATCAGCATTCTATCACTAAATGTTCTAAaaatttagcagaaaatatgtagTAAAAATGTATGCATGTATAAATGTGTGTATACATGGAAATTGCATAGGAATTAAAAATAAGCATATGTGTTCATGCAAgctacctccccctccctccccaaaagaAACCCTAACTGAGCAAAAGGAAGAATAGACATTAGAGAGCTGGAAACTTTTCTGTTTCAGAAATCAGTGGATCGAAGCATACAGACAGTGGTATCTTGCCTATTTAATCCAGAGAGTCGACTGAGAAACTCTCTTGTTACCCAAGATGATTATTTTAAGGTAGGAAAATAGATTAtgcttaaaaatatgtatttgctCGATTTGAAACATCTTTTTCCCCCTATGTATACCTATTTTGAGGTTACTTAAAGCATTAATTCAGTAGTTTACTAACCTCTAGTAAAGCATTATGAGTGGGTTGTACTTACCCATGTGTTTTATATGCTGTTCAACCTTTGAAACCGTAGAATTTGTACTTAGTGAAGAAACATTTAACAGACACTTAGAATTGAAAGGATTTGTGAAAGAGAATGTTGGCTTAACCAAACCATAAAAGAGAAAGAGCAGAACAGAAATGGATTGATCAGAGAACATGCAGTTAAACTGTTTGCGGGGGGATGGAGGGGTGGAAGAATAAAGAGAAACAAACTGGAAAGAAGTGGAAATTGATTATTGATGAAGTTGGAAAAGAATGTAGGAATTTTAACTTAAAAGTGCTGGTTTCTACTACTGATTCTACCACCTTGGACAAATCACATAAATCTTCATAGGTTCCAGTTTTTATAAGTCTAAAACTAGAAGGCCAAGACTATAAAATTTACAATATGATAAAGAACTAACTGATCACTCTGATTGGGTGCTTATTTTAGTAAAGGGAAAAATTGAAATAGCTTGATTGAAATAATCACATACCACACAATTCACCCTTAAattgtacaattcagtggtttgtaGTATATTCCCAGAGATTTGTAACCACcacaattttagaaaattttcatCACTCAAAAAAAGAAACCCTTTGCTCATTGACGGTCacttccctagcagacactttcatTTTCCCCCAAACCCTCTAGCCCTAGGCAATTACTGAAACACTTTTTGtctacagatttgtttattctagaCATTTCATATAAACAGAACCCTACAATAAGTGATTTTTAGTGACTATATCCTTTCACTTGgagctgtggtggtggtgtggttattcATCGATCTGTGATCTGtatggtcagctgttcaaaaccaccagcagttcctcaggagaaGGGCTGGGTTTTTTACTTCCAttgacagttacagcctcagaaacctatagggtgtcagtatgagccagcattgactctatggcagtgagtttgttttttttggtttgagTATCCTTTCACTTCGCACAATATTTTCAAGATTTGTCCATGTGATAGCATGTGTCAGtactttatttcttttgttttaaatgtaTATACTACATTTTGTTGATCTGTTTATCAGTTGATagacatttgagttgtttccacttTTATAATAACAACACTGCTGTGACCATTCATGCACAAATTTACGTCCACATAGAGGTATACCTGGGAATGGAATTGCTGAGTTATATGGTAACTCTATCCTTAATCTTTGGGAAACTGCCAGACTTGTGCAAAGCAGCGGCATCATTTTTCATTCAGATACTTTTGTATCCGTGTTTTATGTCTTAAAACAGGGGAaggaaaatacctttttttctgtatatgaatggACATATGATGAAACATAGAAA contains the following coding sequences:
- the DAZL gene encoding deleted in azoospermia-like; translated protein: MAEDDKQSAASAETPNSTISREASTQSSSTTTSQGYVLPEGKVMPNTVFVGGIDVRMDETEIRGFFAKYGSVKEVKIITDRTGVSKGYGFVSFYNDVDVQKIVESQINFHGKKLKLGPAIRKQNLCAYHVQPRPLVFNPPPPPQFQSVWSNPSTETYMQPPTMMNPITQYVQAYPPYPSSPVQVITGYQLPVYNYQMPPQWPTGEQRSYVIPPAYTTVNYYCNEVDPGAEVLQSECSVHEATPSSGNGPQKKSVDRSIQTVVSCLFNPESRLRNSLVTQDDYFKDKRVHHFRRSRAMLKSV